From one Bradyrhizobium sp. Ash2021 genomic stretch:
- a CDS encoding XRE family transcriptional regulator: MTSTKLDSLDQRIGARVRIEREVRGWSLTELAKRSGVSRAMIHKIERGDSSPTAMLLARLSGAFEISMSTLMVRAEMQEGMLLRKEQQPLWIDPVTGYVRRHVSPRSETPIEIIHVELPPGKEASFPASSYTNRKHLVWVLHGSLVFVEGSVRHDMNEGDCLELGPPNDCTFRNESVEACRYSVTVLRQTCTGFPAARTAFPSRVRGRSRDR; the protein is encoded by the coding sequence ATGACGTCCACTAAGTTAGATAGCCTCGATCAACGTATTGGAGCGCGCGTCCGTATTGAGCGGGAAGTGCGAGGATGGTCACTGACCGAACTCGCCAAGAGGTCCGGTGTCTCAAGGGCAATGATCCACAAAATCGAAAGAGGCGATAGTAGCCCGACTGCAATGCTGCTTGCACGATTGTCTGGCGCGTTCGAGATCAGCATGTCCACGCTCATGGTACGAGCTGAAATGCAGGAGGGGATGCTGCTCCGCAAGGAACAGCAGCCCCTCTGGATCGACCCGGTGACAGGATACGTCCGACGCCACGTTTCGCCTCGATCAGAGACGCCAATTGAGATCATCCACGTGGAGTTGCCCCCCGGTAAAGAAGCCTCCTTTCCAGCCTCGTCCTACACGAACCGAAAGCATCTCGTCTGGGTTCTCCACGGCTCGCTTGTCTTTGTGGAGGGTAGCGTCCGGCACGACATGAATGAGGGGGATTGCCTTGAGCTCGGGCCACCCAACGACTGCACCTTCAGGAATGAAAGCGTTGAAGCTTGCCGCTATTCCGTGACCGTACTGCGCCAGACTTGCACAGGCTTTCCAGCCGCTCGAACAGCGTTTCCATCGCGCGTGCGCGGACGGTCTCGGGATCGCTGA
- a CDS encoding FadR/GntR family transcriptional regulator encodes MAKAADSEVDLGDVVTASAAKQIAENIRAAILQGRLKVDVRLPSEDELAAKFNVSRPTIREALKRLAAQHLIRSRRGPTGGNFVTAPAPPEAGRSLANTTTLMVAVGDINVDEIVTARLEFESVCVKLACEHRTNDQLERMRTELELQKKGNLSDEEFCDSDVRFHRAIVDASANSLMQFLMHSVIEGLQPISNMIIFRVRERQEIVAFHKRILTAIADRKKTLAVEALTELAAYTRDRLAAAIERRS; translated from the coding sequence ATGGCGAAAGCGGCAGACTCTGAGGTCGATCTAGGCGACGTGGTAACGGCAAGTGCCGCCAAACAAATTGCGGAGAATATTCGCGCCGCGATCCTTCAAGGCAGGCTCAAAGTTGACGTTCGACTGCCGTCGGAGGATGAACTGGCCGCGAAATTCAACGTCTCGAGACCGACAATCCGCGAAGCTTTGAAACGCTTGGCGGCCCAACACTTGATCAGATCGCGCCGCGGACCGACCGGCGGCAACTTCGTCACAGCGCCTGCGCCCCCGGAGGCAGGACGTTCGCTTGCCAATACGACCACGCTAATGGTGGCGGTCGGAGACATTAACGTCGATGAAATCGTGACTGCGCGACTGGAGTTTGAATCAGTCTGCGTCAAATTGGCGTGCGAACACCGCACCAATGATCAGTTGGAGCGCATGAGGACTGAACTTGAGTTGCAGAAGAAGGGCAACCTCAGTGATGAGGAGTTCTGCGATTCCGACGTGAGGTTTCATCGCGCCATTGTCGATGCCAGCGCGAATTCGCTCATGCAGTTTCTGATGCATTCGGTGATCGAAGGCCTTCAGCCAATCAGCAACATGATTATTTTCCGTGTGCGAGAGCGACAAGAGATCGTCGCGTTTCACAAGCGCATTCTTACGGCCATTGCCGATCGGAAAAAGACACTCGCCGTCGAGGCATTGACCGAACTTGCCGCCTACACCAGGGATCGTCTTGCAGCTGCGATCGAAAGGCGCAGCTAA
- the ccrA gene encoding crotonyl-CoA carboxylase/reductase: protein MVDVVSVGELPPVGDVPQRMHAQVVRSDRLGDPVKAFRVEEIETPRPGKKEVLVAVMAAGLNFNNVWAARGVPIDVIAARKAQGSTHDFHIGGSDASGIVYAVGDGVEDIKIGDEVVVHPGFWDPNDPDVLAGRDPMLANSAQIWGYNTNFGSFAQFCLAYDHQILPKAKHLTWEEAAAPTLVGTTAYRMLHGWHGHTVQKGDVVLVWGGSGGVGSQAIQIAKEAGALPIAVVSDARKGEYCKSLGAVGFIDRREFNHWGQPPHWTDDKGQKAWTVQARAFGKKIWDVLGEKRSPQIVIEHPGEDTIPTSIFVCNAGGMVVICAGTTGYSAVVDLRYHWVRQKRLQGSHGTNTEQAKAYNDLVIAKRIGPCMGEVRSFDQVGQAHQDMMNGKLAHGNTTILVGAPEAGLGVSN from the coding sequence ATGGTTGATGTTGTTTCGGTCGGTGAATTGCCGCCAGTGGGCGATGTCCCCCAGCGAATGCACGCGCAGGTCGTTCGAAGTGATCGGTTGGGGGATCCGGTGAAAGCGTTCCGGGTCGAGGAAATTGAGACGCCAAGGCCTGGAAAGAAGGAGGTCCTGGTCGCAGTCATGGCCGCGGGCCTCAATTTCAACAACGTCTGGGCAGCCCGCGGCGTCCCGATCGACGTGATTGCCGCTCGGAAGGCTCAAGGGTCAACTCACGATTTTCACATCGGCGGAAGCGATGCCTCCGGGATCGTGTACGCGGTGGGAGACGGGGTCGAGGACATCAAGATCGGCGACGAGGTCGTTGTGCATCCAGGCTTTTGGGATCCCAATGATCCGGACGTCCTTGCCGGCCGCGATCCGATGCTAGCCAACAGTGCGCAAATCTGGGGCTACAACACGAACTTTGGCTCATTCGCGCAATTCTGCCTCGCTTACGATCATCAGATCCTTCCGAAAGCAAAACATCTCACCTGGGAGGAGGCCGCAGCTCCCACTTTGGTCGGAACTACCGCCTACCGAATGCTCCACGGTTGGCATGGGCACACGGTCCAAAAGGGGGATGTTGTCTTGGTTTGGGGCGGTTCCGGCGGCGTTGGATCACAGGCAATCCAAATCGCCAAGGAAGCCGGCGCCTTGCCAATCGCCGTAGTCTCCGATGCGAGGAAGGGCGAATATTGCAAGTCGCTTGGGGCGGTCGGCTTCATCGATCGCCGAGAATTCAATCATTGGGGGCAGCCTCCGCACTGGACCGATGACAAGGGGCAAAAGGCCTGGACAGTGCAAGCACGAGCATTCGGCAAGAAGATCTGGGACGTCCTGGGCGAGAAGCGCAGCCCGCAGATCGTTATCGAACACCCCGGAGAAGATACAATCCCCACCTCAATCTTCGTGTGCAACGCGGGTGGCATGGTTGTGATTTGCGCGGGGACGACCGGCTACTCGGCCGTAGTCGACCTTCGATACCACTGGGTTCGCCAAAAGCGGCTGCAAGGCTCGCATGGCACAAATACCGAGCAAGCTAAGGCCTACAACGACCTCGTCATTGCCAAGCGAATTGGCCCTTGCATGGGAGAGGTGCGCTCGTTTGATCAGGTTGGTCAAGCTCACCAGGACATGATGAACGGCAAGCTTGCCCACGGCAACACGACCATCCTGGTTGGAGCTCCCGAAGCTGGCCTCGGCGTTTCGAACTAA
- a CDS encoding ABC transporter substrate-binding protein, translating to MKITACALALALFPTLANAQTVPTFKAGVLNDQSGVYADIDGPGSVLAAKMAVEDFNPERRGFKVEVLAADHQNKADVGVNITRKWFDVDKVDAVVDVPTSSVALAISQLVKDKDKTFLIDAAGSSDLTGKACTPNNVHWTYDTWALANGTAKAVVGTGGKTWYFLTADYAFGHALARDASDIVKAQGGTVVGQVFAPFQTTDFSSFLLQAQSSKAQIIALANSGGDTVTSVKQAQEFGLTAGGQKLAGLLVFLSDVKSMGLQTAQGLLLTEAFYWDLNDKTRAWSKRFAARNEGRFPTMNQAGVYASMLHWMKAIDAMDKDKARSGTAVVEKMKYMPTEDDLFGRGSIRQDGRTIHDMYLFEVKKPSESKMDYDFYKLVATIPGDEAFRPMDQGGCPLVK from the coding sequence ATGAAGATTACCGCGTGCGCGCTGGCTCTCGCATTGTTTCCGACGCTCGCTAACGCGCAGACGGTGCCTACCTTCAAGGCTGGTGTGCTGAACGATCAATCCGGCGTGTATGCCGACATCGATGGTCCTGGTTCGGTTCTCGCTGCGAAGATGGCGGTAGAAGATTTCAACCCTGAAAGGCGCGGTTTTAAGGTCGAGGTGCTCGCAGCGGATCATCAAAACAAAGCGGACGTCGGCGTCAACATCACGCGGAAATGGTTCGATGTCGACAAGGTTGATGCTGTCGTCGACGTTCCCACCTCCTCGGTCGCCTTGGCCATATCTCAGCTTGTCAAGGACAAGGACAAGACGTTCTTGATCGATGCTGCGGGTTCTTCTGACCTCACTGGAAAAGCCTGTACGCCGAACAACGTTCACTGGACTTATGACACCTGGGCCCTCGCTAATGGGACCGCAAAAGCCGTCGTTGGGACGGGCGGCAAGACTTGGTATTTCCTGACCGCAGACTACGCCTTTGGGCACGCGCTCGCGCGCGATGCGTCGGACATCGTAAAGGCTCAGGGTGGCACCGTCGTCGGTCAGGTGTTTGCGCCGTTTCAAACGACGGACTTCTCCTCGTTCCTTCTCCAGGCACAAAGCAGCAAAGCCCAAATCATCGCCCTCGCAAACTCCGGCGGCGACACCGTGACATCGGTAAAGCAAGCACAAGAGTTTGGATTGACCGCCGGAGGCCAAAAGCTGGCGGGCCTTCTGGTGTTCCTCTCGGACGTCAAGTCGATGGGCTTGCAAACTGCTCAGGGGCTGCTTCTTACCGAGGCCTTTTATTGGGATCTCAACGATAAGACCCGGGCGTGGTCCAAGCGCTTCGCGGCCCGAAACGAGGGACGCTTTCCGACCATGAATCAAGCGGGCGTCTACGCATCCATGTTGCATTGGATGAAGGCCATCGACGCGATGGACAAGGATAAGGCGCGCTCGGGAACGGCTGTGGTTGAGAAGATGAAGTACATGCCGACGGAAGACGATCTCTTCGGCAGAGGATCGATCAGGCAGGATGGCCGCACGATCCATGACATGTATCTGTTCGAAGTGAAAAAGCCGAGCGAGTCCAAGATGGACTACGACTTTTACAAACTCGTTGCCACGATCCCGGGAGACGAAGCCTTTCGTCCAATGGATCAAGGCGGCTGTCCCCTAGTAAAATAG
- a CDS encoding MFS transporter, producing MSTWFATSASINVIKASWHLSLFHEAMLTNAVQAGFVVGTLFSAALALPDRVDLRKLFAGSALIAAVATLSIVFFEPTSLFVLALRFITGACMAGVYPVGMAIAATWATGDLGLLIGLLVGGLTLGSAAPHIVAATDWTVPCVAAGCGALIAAVAICFVGLGPNVWAAPKFKVSHILQGWNNRAVRAANLGYFGHMWELYAMWSWIGTFVLASFAAAQQTPPVSANIVTFAIVGSGAVGALLGGWSADRWGRTAVTSLSMTVSGCCAILIGFTFGAPPAFTILVGVIWGVAVIADSAQFSAAVAELCDAPLRGTMLTLQTSLGFLITLVSIQAMPFVVRIVGWHLAFSILAIGPFLGTIAMLQLRRMPESKKLAQGRQ from the coding sequence ATGTCGACCTGGTTTGCGACGAGCGCGTCCATCAACGTCATTAAAGCTTCGTGGCACCTTTCGTTGTTTCACGAAGCAATGCTCACCAACGCCGTCCAAGCCGGCTTCGTCGTTGGAACACTCTTCAGCGCTGCCCTTGCACTTCCGGACCGCGTGGATTTGCGGAAGTTGTTTGCCGGGTCGGCTCTGATCGCTGCCGTGGCGACATTATCGATCGTTTTCTTCGAGCCAACCTCGCTCTTCGTGCTCGCCCTACGCTTTATCACGGGCGCCTGCATGGCTGGGGTCTACCCTGTGGGCATGGCCATCGCAGCCACCTGGGCTACCGGTGACCTAGGTTTGCTCATCGGGCTCTTGGTTGGCGGACTTACCTTAGGCTCCGCCGCCCCTCACATTGTGGCGGCCACGGATTGGACGGTCCCATGCGTGGCGGCCGGTTGTGGTGCATTGATTGCCGCTGTCGCAATTTGCTTCGTCGGACTTGGCCCCAACGTCTGGGCCGCGCCGAAATTCAAAGTCTCCCATATCTTGCAGGGGTGGAACAACCGTGCGGTCCGCGCGGCGAATTTAGGATATTTCGGCCACATGTGGGAGCTCTACGCAATGTGGTCGTGGATTGGTACGTTTGTCCTTGCGAGCTTTGCGGCCGCACAACAGACGCCTCCAGTCAGCGCAAATATTGTGACGTTCGCAATAGTCGGATCGGGAGCCGTGGGAGCACTGCTGGGTGGTTGGTCGGCAGACCGATGGGGAAGAACGGCCGTAACCAGCCTATCCATGACGGTAAGCGGTTGCTGCGCGATCTTGATCGGTTTCACGTTTGGCGCTCCGCCCGCTTTCACCATCTTGGTCGGCGTCATATGGGGCGTCGCCGTGATTGCAGACTCTGCTCAATTTTCCGCGGCGGTCGCCGAGCTATGCGACGCGCCTTTGCGTGGCACGATGCTCACTCTCCAAACGAGCCTCGGTTTCCTGATCACTCTTGTAAGCATCCAGGCGATGCCGTTTGTCGTCAGAATTGTCGGATGGCATCTCGCATTTTCTATACTTGCGATTGGGCCGTTTCTCGGCACAATTGCGATGTTGCAGCTTCGCCGCATGCCAGAATCAAAAAAGCTTGCCCAAGGACGCCAATGA
- a CDS encoding enoyl-CoA hydratase-related protein, which translates to MNLTYVQYQRVDSTAQIVLTRPERTNALNGQMLSEIMLAMDAAEADAEVRAIVVSGSGTSFSSGFDLKEQMEKQPIGVTQWRPLLQKDFDVVMRFWRSPKPTIASVRGACLAGAFELMMACDITIASDTAFFGEPELKFGAGIVVMLLPWLVGPKVAKEIILTGEDRISCDRAYQLGLVNRIVPDAKLEETAARVARHIAAIDPDLVKQTKRALNKSFEMRGLTEALDTALDIDLQIEGGGSPDKIQFMEIARSQGLKAALIWRDSRFPSRSQ; encoded by the coding sequence ATGAACCTAACGTACGTCCAATATCAACGCGTCGACTCGACGGCGCAGATCGTTCTCACGCGTCCTGAAAGAACGAACGCGCTCAATGGCCAAATGCTTTCGGAGATCATGTTGGCAATGGACGCGGCGGAGGCGGATGCCGAGGTGCGCGCGATCGTGGTGAGCGGCAGTGGGACCTCGTTCTCTTCCGGCTTCGACCTCAAGGAACAGATGGAGAAGCAGCCGATCGGCGTCACGCAATGGCGGCCCCTGCTTCAAAAGGATTTTGACGTCGTCATGCGCTTCTGGCGAAGTCCCAAGCCGACTATTGCGAGCGTGAGGGGGGCATGTCTTGCCGGCGCGTTCGAGCTGATGATGGCCTGCGACATCACGATCGCCAGCGACACAGCGTTCTTCGGAGAACCGGAGTTGAAGTTTGGCGCGGGGATCGTCGTGATGCTCTTGCCGTGGTTGGTCGGTCCTAAAGTGGCAAAAGAAATCATTCTCACTGGAGAGGATAGAATCTCTTGCGATCGTGCATACCAGCTTGGTTTGGTGAACCGTATTGTTCCGGACGCGAAGCTCGAAGAAACCGCGGCCCGGGTCGCGCGGCATATTGCGGCCATAGATCCCGACCTCGTTAAGCAGACGAAGCGTGCGCTCAACAAGTCCTTCGAAATGCGTGGGCTGACGGAAGCGCTTGACACGGCGCTTGATATTGATCTTCAGATCGAGGGGGGCGGCTCTCCTGACAAGATCCAGTTCATGGAGATTGCCCGTTCGCAGGGGCTGAAGGCGGCCCTGATTTGGCGTGACAGCCGTTTTCCGAGCCGCAGCCAATGA
- a CDS encoding AMP-binding protein yields MNDWILRQSGNDIGLEGADLGFTHAELARESALLASKLQDAEVANAEPIILQISNGPWDVIGFLGIWAVGAVVVPLHVGAAASTREMVVRRTGARFSVAAGSVGAIAEGAPATRPLLNDAALIVFTSGSTGVPKGVVIGHGGFIAKLEMLSKLLPLARSDVVLCPLQLTFIFGMWVTFLGLANGARVVLLPKFSMDTVGGLLRDCTTLAAVPTMLKLIVAAPRPAPSKLRRILTGGESLGLTLPSKLKKYFPEAEYFDLFGLTETGSCDFCLAPSDQSVGLGTIGRPVPGVQFKLVPTELSRSEREGELQIKTPSRMLGYLDDPTLTDTSFDNGFFKTGDLARLRDDGLVELVGRSKEIISRGGNKIAPLEIDNLFGEHPAVAAALCFSVPHANLGEALHMMVVLRSATNITDKELRAWAATKIEKFKIPDQIHIVEALPLGRTGKADRRAAASWVLSRSD; encoded by the coding sequence TTGAACGATTGGATCCTGCGTCAATCAGGCAACGACATCGGTCTAGAAGGCGCCGACTTAGGGTTCACTCACGCCGAACTCGCTCGCGAATCGGCACTGCTCGCTAGCAAACTTCAAGACGCTGAGGTTGCCAACGCTGAGCCGATCATCCTTCAAATTAGCAACGGGCCGTGGGACGTTATCGGCTTCCTGGGCATATGGGCTGTCGGCGCGGTCGTGGTTCCATTGCACGTCGGGGCTGCAGCATCAACCCGCGAGATGGTCGTGCGTCGAACGGGAGCGCGTTTTTCAGTGGCTGCAGGTTCTGTGGGGGCAATTGCAGAAGGCGCCCCGGCAACTAGGCCGTTGCTCAACGACGCGGCCCTGATCGTTTTCACGTCAGGTAGCACAGGCGTGCCGAAGGGAGTGGTGATTGGGCACGGCGGCTTTATAGCGAAGCTCGAGATGCTCTCCAAGCTTCTGCCGCTTGCAAGATCCGATGTCGTGCTCTGCCCTTTGCAGCTCACGTTCATCTTCGGAATGTGGGTCACCTTCTTGGGTCTTGCGAACGGTGCTCGTGTCGTCTTGTTGCCAAAATTCTCCATGGACACTGTCGGCGGGTTGCTTCGCGACTGCACGACGCTTGCAGCCGTCCCGACGATGCTCAAGTTGATCGTGGCGGCGCCCAGGCCGGCCCCTTCCAAATTGCGTAGGATCCTCACCGGGGGCGAGTCACTCGGGTTGACGCTTCCGAGCAAGCTCAAGAAGTATTTTCCCGAGGCGGAGTACTTCGATCTGTTTGGTTTGACCGAGACCGGATCTTGCGACTTCTGTCTAGCGCCTTCCGACCAATCCGTCGGTCTCGGTACCATCGGTCGTCCAGTCCCCGGCGTGCAGTTCAAGCTGGTTCCAACTGAGTTATCTCGGTCTGAGAGAGAGGGAGAGCTTCAGATCAAGACTCCGTCTCGAATGCTCGGTTACCTCGACGATCCGACGTTGACGGATACCTCATTCGACAATGGGTTCTTCAAGACAGGCGACCTGGCGAGACTACGGGATGATGGGCTTGTAGAACTTGTTGGTCGATCTAAAGAGATCATTTCGAGAGGCGGAAACAAGATCGCTCCGCTTGAAATCGATAATCTTTTCGGTGAGCACCCCGCGGTGGCCGCTGCGCTGTGCTTTAGTGTCCCACACGCCAATCTGGGCGAGGCGCTGCACATGATGGTTGTTCTGCGCTCGGCAACAAACATTACTGACAAAGAGTTGCGCGCTTGGGCCGCGACGAAGATCGAAAAATTCAAGATCCCCGATCAAATCCATATCGTCGAGGCGTTACCGCTTGGACGTACGGGCAAGGCCGATCGACGAGCGGCGGCGAGCTGGGTCCTATCGAGATCAGACTAG
- a CDS encoding tyrosine-type recombinase/integrase: protein MGYRFHIRQKTYSIGPYGNGKDGTFSLADARRERDKAKDLLKEGKDPSTEKQLDKHRQAAARPFEQWADEWLAKKKVEKVKRGRIGAVRDPKTIEVLELRVGYVKDRFGKLCRQDIKRPDVLAFMRSYEAEGKLETRDRVRSIGEQICDDADVEGDGYNPFRNLNGQMIANISTPRPGVTEPRDVTRVFKLISAPWTRARFSDVVGLALRFDALTIPRPGMVNEMEWSEVDWDAKRWTIPAVKMKTGWDHVVPLSRQALAILRSVQKLTGHRRYAFSCPKDAPLSNNTLNKRLRLLGIDTKTDHCAHGFRTTFSTLSHHEEIKDAKAWDGDVVELHLDNSTVEGLYKKHGPLALIGSRTKLMQHWADRIDHWLDPKKVMPIKGGAQG, encoded by the coding sequence CGTTCTCGCTCGCCGACGCGCGGCGCGAGCGCGACAAAGCCAAAGACCTGCTCAAGGAAGGCAAAGACCCGAGCACCGAGAAGCAGCTCGACAAGCACAGGCAGGCGGCCGCCCGTCCTTTCGAGCAATGGGCCGACGAGTGGCTCGCGAAGAAGAAGGTGGAGAAAGTCAAACGCGGCAGGATCGGTGCGGTGCGCGACCCCAAGACCATCGAGGTGCTTGAGCTGCGCGTCGGCTACGTCAAGGATCGCTTCGGCAAGCTATGCAGGCAGGACATCAAGCGTCCGGACGTGCTCGCTTTCATGCGTTCATACGAAGCCGAGGGAAAGCTGGAAACCCGCGACCGCGTGCGCAGCATCGGTGAGCAAATCTGCGACGATGCCGATGTCGAAGGCGACGGCTACAATCCATTCCGCAACCTGAATGGGCAGATGATTGCCAATATTTCGACGCCGCGTCCCGGCGTCACTGAACCACGCGACGTGACGCGCGTCTTCAAGCTCATCAGCGCACCGTGGACGAGAGCGAGGTTTAGTGACGTTGTTGGCCTTGCCTTGCGCTTCGATGCGCTGACCATTCCCCGCCCCGGCATGGTCAATGAAATGGAGTGGAGCGAGGTCGATTGGGATGCCAAACGCTGGACTATTCCAGCCGTAAAGATGAAGACCGGCTGGGACCATGTCGTGCCTTTGTCACGGCAGGCACTTGCAATCCTGCGTAGCGTTCAAAAGCTGACCGGCCATCGCCGGTACGCATTTTCCTGCCCGAAGGACGCGCCGCTATCAAACAACACGCTCAACAAGCGCTTGCGGCTGCTTGGCATTGACACCAAGACTGATCATTGCGCCCACGGATTCCGGACTACCTTCTCGACCCTGTCTCACCACGAAGAGATCAAGGACGCCAAGGCGTGGGATGGCGATGTCGTCGAGCTGCATCTCGACAACTCTACTGTGGAAGGTCTCTACAAGAAGCACGGACCGCTCGCGCTGATCGGCTCGCGCACGAAGCTGATGCAGCATTGGGCTGATCGGATCGACCACTGGCTCGATCCCAAGAAGGTGATGCCGATCAAGGGAGGCGCGCAGGGTTGA